Proteins from one Diprion similis isolate iyDipSimi1 chromosome 3, iyDipSimi1.1, whole genome shotgun sequence genomic window:
- the LOC124404475 gene encoding serine/threonine-protein kinase PRP4 homolog isoform X4 — MGSSDLECIDPKTDSMDESDVAVLGEMKKKKKRKHKHHKHKKDKTVEKEERIERQERKKHKKHKRPKKGRDNENGSVEEKLLPVDVKSSNIHKNSNVPKGTNMNGKVQASQLEVVSSEESEDEKLIDLDSDEVDCTIIEDDIDLEELMKQKERLQACLVQYLSDDSEKEGKAQQQESAMKVAETPDVILVEDDSEDSISRKKRPRSRSESRERKRVPSSKLERRVVVDMSRDRRGREEVKDKRRDAERKRDDKVRGRDEPRREERTSRKTTERAKEDARREESRRRLDDERRKEMLKKEEERKRDHERREEERKRDSDRYATRREPSPRNGSKSRDVRSDSRHRTIKSDNHDTSGGRDRFSGREKRDSREGQSNRDHQLNRERQGSRERRDSRNRERIRDRSKSNRRSRSPMRNRNDRNDRNDRNDRNDRNDRNDRDRLDRHRRSRSISRSRRDRDRYGRDGERERDKNGKRDKNDKYKDSLSEGLKVEHSESSSEEDIKDIDIEEEEDEEAIIERRRKQREELLKRLGGPSEDSNLSMDLNTVVSSPPSDNVSVESHKSVDIISNNNESNSESHTPPLPEKPKSPQQSMKKRKSRFNTVDGENKEEQEEIKPTEKTKSDEKQNPKKSNEWDMFAEADNIGDFNSPTVEGKRPGGPDNPSLTDNWDDAEGYYRVRVGETLDSRYIVYGYTGQGVFSNVVRARDSARGNLDVAVKIIRNNEIMHKTGLKELEILRKLNDADPEDRFHCLRLFRHFFHKNHLCMVFEPLAMNLREVLKKYGKDVGLHVKAVRSYTQQLFLALKLLKRANILHADIKPDNILVSESKLVLKLCDFGSASHAHENEITPYLVSRFYRAPEIILGIPYDFGIDMWSVGCTIYELYTGKIMFSGKTNNQMLKFFMDLKGKMPNKLIRKGTFKDQHFDANCNFLYHEVDKVTEREKVVIMSTLSASRDLGTELGGNSLPPEQSRKVGQLRDLLERTLMLDAGKRITVNHALAHPFIQEKI, encoded by the exons ATGGG AAGTTCGGATTTGGAATGCATTGATCCGAAAACTGATTCGATGGATGAATCTGACGTAGCAGTATTgggcgaaatgaaaaaaaagaaaaagaggaagcaCAAACATCACAAGCACAAGAAGGATAAAACTGTGGAAAAAGAGGAAAGGATTGAAAGGCAAGAAAG aaaGAAACATAAAAAGCACAAACGGCCAAAAAAGGGGAGGGATAATGAAAATGGTTCCGTTGAAGAAAAGCTGCTCCCAGTTGACGTCAAATCATCCAACatccataaaaattcaaatgttcCTAAAGGGACCAACATGAATGGCAAAGTGCAAGCTTCGCAACTTGAGGTTGTTTCCTCTGAGGAAAGtgaggatgaaaaattgatcgacTTGGATTCGGATGAAGTTGACTGTACTATTATCGAAGACGACATTGATCTTGAGGAATTAATGAAACAGAAG GAAAGACTTCAGGCATGTCTAGTGCAATATTTATCTGACGATTCTGAGAAAGAGGGTAAAGCCCAACAGCAGGAAAGTGCGATGAAAGTGGCTGAAACACCCGACGTAATTCTAGTCGAAGATGATAGCGAGGATAGCATAAGCCGTAAGAAGCGTCCAAGGAGTAGATCGGAaagtagagagagaaaacgagtGCCCTCTTCGAAACTTGAGAGACGTGTAGTTGTTGATATGTCCCGAGACAGGCGCGGTCGCGAGGAGGTGAAGGACAAAAGACGAGATGCCGAACGCAAACGAGATGACAAAGTCAGGGGTAGAGACGAACCAAGGCGGGAAGAGAGGACGTCAAGGAAGACAACTGAACGGGCTAAAGAGGATGCAAGGCGTGAGGAGTCGCGCAGGAGACTGGATGACGAGAGGCGAAAAGAGATGCTCAAAAAGGAGGAAGAGCGCAAGAGAGATCATGAACGAAG gGAAGAAGAGCGCAAACGTGATTCGGATAGGTACGCTACAAGACGAGAACCTTCACCTCGCAATGGATCCAAGTCCAGGGACGTAAGGTCAGACTCGAGACACCGTACAATAAAATCAGACAATCATGATACCTCAGGTGGTAGGGATCGGTTCTCTGGGCGGGAGAAGAGGGATAGTCGAGAAGGTCAGTCGAATCGTGACCATCAACTGAATAGGGAGAGACAAGGAAGTCGGGAAAGGAGAGACAGCAGAAATCGTGAGAGAATACGTGACAGGTCGAAGAGTAACAGAAGGTCTAGAAGTCCTATGAGAAACAGGAATGACAGGAATGACAGGAATGACAGGAATGACAGGAATGACAGA AATGACAGAAACGACAGAGATCGCCTGGACCGTCATCGAAGGTCTAGATCTATCTCTAGAAGTCGTAGAGATCGAGACAGATATGGACGAGATggcgagagggagagagacaaGAATGGCAAGCGAgacaaaaatgacaaatacAAAGACTCCTTGTCCGAGGGTTTGAAGGTAGAACATTCGGAGAGTTCCAGCGAAGAGGATATCAAAGACATTGATatcgaagaagaggaagatgaAGAGGCAATTATCGAACGGCGAAGAAAGCAGCGAGAAGAACTCCTGAAA AGGCTAGGAGGGCCAAGTGAAGATTCAAATCTCTCAATGGATTTGAACACAGTAGTTAGCTCACCACCGTCAGACAACGTGTCAGTTGAGTCCCACAAATCGGTagatattatttcaaacaacAATGAGTCGAACTCAGAAAGCCACACTCCGCCATTACCAGAGAAGCCAAAATCACCTCAACAATCTATGAAAAAGCGAAAATCCAGATTTAACACTGTCGATGGTGAAAATAAAGAGGAACAGGAGGAGATCAAACCTACggagaaaacaaaatctgATGAGAAACAAAATCCTAAAAAAAGTAACGAGTGGGACATGTTTGCAGAAGCGGACAATATTGGCGATTTTAAC AGTCCTACAGTAGAAGGCAAGAGGCCTGGTGGACCAGATAATCCAAGTTTAACAGACAATTGGGATGATGCCGAAGGATATTACAG AGTACGAGTTGGGGAAACACTGGACTCTCGCTATATAGTATATGGCTATACCGGTCAAGGTGTCTTCAGTAATGTTGTCAGAGCGAGGGATTCTGCTAGAGGGAATCTGGACGTGGCTGTAAAGATAATCagaaataacgaaataat GCACAAGACAGGTCTTAAGGAGTTGGAAATTCTGCGGAAGCTTAATGACGCGGATCCCGAGGATCGATTTCACTGTCTGCGTCTCTTCAGacattttttccataaaaatcaTTTGTGTATGGTATTTGAGCCTCTGGCTATGAATTTGAGAGAG GTATTGAAGAAGTATGGAAAAGACGTTGGTCTTCACGTAAAAGCGGTGAGATCGTACACCCAACAGTTATTTTTAGCATTGAAACTCTTGAAGCGTGCTAATATATTACATGCTGATATCAAACCAGATAATATTCTAGTCAGTGAAAGTAAATTGGTGCTAAAACTTTGCGATTTTGGTTCAGCTTCGCATGCCcacgaaaatgaaataacgcCTTACCTCGTGTCAAGGTTCTACCGAGCACCGGAAATAA TTCTTGGTATACCGTATGATTTCGGGATTGATATGTGGTCCGTTGGTTGCACCATTTACGAACTCTATACGGGCAAAATAATGTTCTCGGGAAAAACGAATAATCAGATGTTGAAGTTTTTTATGGATCTGAAGGGAAAAATGCCCAACAAACTTATAAGAAAAGGTACCTTCAAGGATCAGCACTTTGACGCGAACTGCAACTTTCTTTATCACGAAGTTGACAAGGTTACGGAAAGG gaaaaagttgtaaTAATGTCGACACTTTCCGCCAGCCGTGATCTTGGCACCGAATTGGGAGGTAATTCCCTGCCACCTGAACAAAGTCGTAAAGTCGGCCAACTAAGGGACCTGTTGGAGCGTACACTGATGCTGGATGCTGGAAAACGCATAACCGTGAACCACGCGTTGGCTCATCCTTTTATACAAGAGAAAATCTAG
- the LOC124404475 gene encoding serine/threonine-protein kinase PRP4 homolog isoform X1: protein MGSSDLECIDPKTDSMDESDVAVLGEMKKKKKRKHKHHKHKKDKTVEKEERIERQERKKHKKHKRPKKGRDNENGSVEEKLLPVDVKSSNIHKNSNVPKGTNMNGKVQASQLEVVSSEESEDEKLIDLDSDEVDCTIIEDDIDLEELMKQKERLQACLVQYLSDDSEKEGKAQQQESAMKVAETPDVILVEDDSEDSISRKKRPRSRSESRERKRVPSSKLERRVVVDMSRDRRGREEVKDKRRDAERKRDDKVRGRDEPRREERTSRKTTERAKEDARREESRRRLDDERRKEMLKKEEERKRDHERREEERKRDSDRYATRREPSPRNGSKSRDVRSDSRHRTIKSDNHDTSGGRDRFSGREKRDSREGQSNRDHQLNRERQGSRERRDSRNRERIRDRSKSNRRSRSPMRNRNDRNDRNDRNDRNDRNDRNERNERNDRNDRNDRNDRDRLDRHRRSRSISRSRRDRDRYGRDGERERDKNGKRDKNDKYKDSLSEGLKVEHSESSSEEDIKDIDIEEEEDEEAIIERRRKQREELLKRLGGPSEDSNLSMDLNTVVSSPPSDNVSVESHKSVDIISNNNESNSESHTPPLPEKPKSPQQSMKKRKSRFNTVDGENKEEQEEIKPTEKTKSDEKQNPKKSNEWDMFAEADNIGDFNSPTVEGKRPGGPDNPSLTDNWDDAEGYYRVRVGETLDSRYIVYGYTGQGVFSNVVRARDSARGNLDVAVKIIRNNEIMHKTGLKELEILRKLNDADPEDRFHCLRLFRHFFHKNHLCMVFEPLAMNLREVLKKYGKDVGLHVKAVRSYTQQLFLALKLLKRANILHADIKPDNILVSESKLVLKLCDFGSASHAHENEITPYLVSRFYRAPEIILGIPYDFGIDMWSVGCTIYELYTGKIMFSGKTNNQMLKFFMDLKGKMPNKLIRKGTFKDQHFDANCNFLYHEVDKVTEREKVVIMSTLSASRDLGTELGGNSLPPEQSRKVGQLRDLLERTLMLDAGKRITVNHALAHPFIQEKI, encoded by the exons ATGGG AAGTTCGGATTTGGAATGCATTGATCCGAAAACTGATTCGATGGATGAATCTGACGTAGCAGTATTgggcgaaatgaaaaaaaagaaaaagaggaagcaCAAACATCACAAGCACAAGAAGGATAAAACTGTGGAAAAAGAGGAAAGGATTGAAAGGCAAGAAAG aaaGAAACATAAAAAGCACAAACGGCCAAAAAAGGGGAGGGATAATGAAAATGGTTCCGTTGAAGAAAAGCTGCTCCCAGTTGACGTCAAATCATCCAACatccataaaaattcaaatgttcCTAAAGGGACCAACATGAATGGCAAAGTGCAAGCTTCGCAACTTGAGGTTGTTTCCTCTGAGGAAAGtgaggatgaaaaattgatcgacTTGGATTCGGATGAAGTTGACTGTACTATTATCGAAGACGACATTGATCTTGAGGAATTAATGAAACAGAAG GAAAGACTTCAGGCATGTCTAGTGCAATATTTATCTGACGATTCTGAGAAAGAGGGTAAAGCCCAACAGCAGGAAAGTGCGATGAAAGTGGCTGAAACACCCGACGTAATTCTAGTCGAAGATGATAGCGAGGATAGCATAAGCCGTAAGAAGCGTCCAAGGAGTAGATCGGAaagtagagagagaaaacgagtGCCCTCTTCGAAACTTGAGAGACGTGTAGTTGTTGATATGTCCCGAGACAGGCGCGGTCGCGAGGAGGTGAAGGACAAAAGACGAGATGCCGAACGCAAACGAGATGACAAAGTCAGGGGTAGAGACGAACCAAGGCGGGAAGAGAGGACGTCAAGGAAGACAACTGAACGGGCTAAAGAGGATGCAAGGCGTGAGGAGTCGCGCAGGAGACTGGATGACGAGAGGCGAAAAGAGATGCTCAAAAAGGAGGAAGAGCGCAAGAGAGATCATGAACGAAG gGAAGAAGAGCGCAAACGTGATTCGGATAGGTACGCTACAAGACGAGAACCTTCACCTCGCAATGGATCCAAGTCCAGGGACGTAAGGTCAGACTCGAGACACCGTACAATAAAATCAGACAATCATGATACCTCAGGTGGTAGGGATCGGTTCTCTGGGCGGGAGAAGAGGGATAGTCGAGAAGGTCAGTCGAATCGTGACCATCAACTGAATAGGGAGAGACAAGGAAGTCGGGAAAGGAGAGACAGCAGAAATCGTGAGAGAATACGTGACAGGTCGAAGAGTAACAGAAGGTCTAGAAGTCCTATGAGAAACAGGAATGACAGGAATGACAGGAATGACAGGAATGACAGGAATGACAGAAACGATAGAAATGAGAGAAATGAGAGAAATGACAGAAATGACAGGAATGACAGAAACGACAGAGATCGCCTGGACCGTCATCGAAGGTCTAGATCTATCTCTAGAAGTCGTAGAGATCGAGACAGATATGGACGAGATggcgagagggagagagacaaGAATGGCAAGCGAgacaaaaatgacaaatacAAAGACTCCTTGTCCGAGGGTTTGAAGGTAGAACATTCGGAGAGTTCCAGCGAAGAGGATATCAAAGACATTGATatcgaagaagaggaagatgaAGAGGCAATTATCGAACGGCGAAGAAAGCAGCGAGAAGAACTCCTGAAA AGGCTAGGAGGGCCAAGTGAAGATTCAAATCTCTCAATGGATTTGAACACAGTAGTTAGCTCACCACCGTCAGACAACGTGTCAGTTGAGTCCCACAAATCGGTagatattatttcaaacaacAATGAGTCGAACTCAGAAAGCCACACTCCGCCATTACCAGAGAAGCCAAAATCACCTCAACAATCTATGAAAAAGCGAAAATCCAGATTTAACACTGTCGATGGTGAAAATAAAGAGGAACAGGAGGAGATCAAACCTACggagaaaacaaaatctgATGAGAAACAAAATCCTAAAAAAAGTAACGAGTGGGACATGTTTGCAGAAGCGGACAATATTGGCGATTTTAAC AGTCCTACAGTAGAAGGCAAGAGGCCTGGTGGACCAGATAATCCAAGTTTAACAGACAATTGGGATGATGCCGAAGGATATTACAG AGTACGAGTTGGGGAAACACTGGACTCTCGCTATATAGTATATGGCTATACCGGTCAAGGTGTCTTCAGTAATGTTGTCAGAGCGAGGGATTCTGCTAGAGGGAATCTGGACGTGGCTGTAAAGATAATCagaaataacgaaataat GCACAAGACAGGTCTTAAGGAGTTGGAAATTCTGCGGAAGCTTAATGACGCGGATCCCGAGGATCGATTTCACTGTCTGCGTCTCTTCAGacattttttccataaaaatcaTTTGTGTATGGTATTTGAGCCTCTGGCTATGAATTTGAGAGAG GTATTGAAGAAGTATGGAAAAGACGTTGGTCTTCACGTAAAAGCGGTGAGATCGTACACCCAACAGTTATTTTTAGCATTGAAACTCTTGAAGCGTGCTAATATATTACATGCTGATATCAAACCAGATAATATTCTAGTCAGTGAAAGTAAATTGGTGCTAAAACTTTGCGATTTTGGTTCAGCTTCGCATGCCcacgaaaatgaaataacgcCTTACCTCGTGTCAAGGTTCTACCGAGCACCGGAAATAA TTCTTGGTATACCGTATGATTTCGGGATTGATATGTGGTCCGTTGGTTGCACCATTTACGAACTCTATACGGGCAAAATAATGTTCTCGGGAAAAACGAATAATCAGATGTTGAAGTTTTTTATGGATCTGAAGGGAAAAATGCCCAACAAACTTATAAGAAAAGGTACCTTCAAGGATCAGCACTTTGACGCGAACTGCAACTTTCTTTATCACGAAGTTGACAAGGTTACGGAAAGG gaaaaagttgtaaTAATGTCGACACTTTCCGCCAGCCGTGATCTTGGCACCGAATTGGGAGGTAATTCCCTGCCACCTGAACAAAGTCGTAAAGTCGGCCAACTAAGGGACCTGTTGGAGCGTACACTGATGCTGGATGCTGGAAAACGCATAACCGTGAACCACGCGTTGGCTCATCCTTTTATACAAGAGAAAATCTAG
- the LOC124404475 gene encoding serine/threonine-protein kinase PRP4 homolog isoform X3: MDESDVAVLGEMKKKKKRKHKHHKHKKDKTVEKEERIERQERKKHKKHKRPKKGRDNENGSVEEKLLPVDVKSSNIHKNSNVPKGTNMNGKVQASQLEVVSSEESEDEKLIDLDSDEVDCTIIEDDIDLEELMKQKERLQACLVQYLSDDSEKEGKAQQQESAMKVAETPDVILVEDDSEDSISRKKRPRSRSESRERKRVPSSKLERRVVVDMSRDRRGREEVKDKRRDAERKRDDKVRGRDEPRREERTSRKTTERAKEDARREESRRRLDDERRKEMLKKEEERKRDHERREEERKRDSDRYATRREPSPRNGSKSRDVRSDSRHRTIKSDNHDTSGGRDRFSGREKRDSREGQSNRDHQLNRERQGSRERRDSRNRERIRDRSKSNRRSRSPMRNRNDRNDRNDRNDRNDRNDRNERNERNDRNDRNDRNDRDRLDRHRRSRSISRSRRDRDRYGRDGERERDKNGKRDKNDKYKDSLSEGLKVEHSESSSEEDIKDIDIEEEEDEEAIIERRRKQREELLKRLGGPSEDSNLSMDLNTVVSSPPSDNVSVESHKSVDIISNNNESNSESHTPPLPEKPKSPQQSMKKRKSRFNTVDGENKEEQEEIKPTEKTKSDEKQNPKKSNEWDMFAEADNIGDFNSPTVEGKRPGGPDNPSLTDNWDDAEGYYRVRVGETLDSRYIVYGYTGQGVFSNVVRARDSARGNLDVAVKIIRNNEIMHKTGLKELEILRKLNDADPEDRFHCLRLFRHFFHKNHLCMVFEPLAMNLREVLKKYGKDVGLHVKAVRSYTQQLFLALKLLKRANILHADIKPDNILVSESKLVLKLCDFGSASHAHENEITPYLVSRFYRAPEIILGIPYDFGIDMWSVGCTIYELYTGKIMFSGKTNNQMLKFFMDLKGKMPNKLIRKGTFKDQHFDANCNFLYHEVDKVTEREKVVIMSTLSASRDLGTELGGNSLPPEQSRKVGQLRDLLERTLMLDAGKRITVNHALAHPFIQEKI, encoded by the exons ATGGATGAATCTGACGTAGCAGTATTgggcgaaatgaaaaaaaagaaaaagaggaagcaCAAACATCACAAGCACAAGAAGGATAAAACTGTGGAAAAAGAGGAAAGGATTGAAAGGCAAGAAAG aaaGAAACATAAAAAGCACAAACGGCCAAAAAAGGGGAGGGATAATGAAAATGGTTCCGTTGAAGAAAAGCTGCTCCCAGTTGACGTCAAATCATCCAACatccataaaaattcaaatgttcCTAAAGGGACCAACATGAATGGCAAAGTGCAAGCTTCGCAACTTGAGGTTGTTTCCTCTGAGGAAAGtgaggatgaaaaattgatcgacTTGGATTCGGATGAAGTTGACTGTACTATTATCGAAGACGACATTGATCTTGAGGAATTAATGAAACAGAAG GAAAGACTTCAGGCATGTCTAGTGCAATATTTATCTGACGATTCTGAGAAAGAGGGTAAAGCCCAACAGCAGGAAAGTGCGATGAAAGTGGCTGAAACACCCGACGTAATTCTAGTCGAAGATGATAGCGAGGATAGCATAAGCCGTAAGAAGCGTCCAAGGAGTAGATCGGAaagtagagagagaaaacgagtGCCCTCTTCGAAACTTGAGAGACGTGTAGTTGTTGATATGTCCCGAGACAGGCGCGGTCGCGAGGAGGTGAAGGACAAAAGACGAGATGCCGAACGCAAACGAGATGACAAAGTCAGGGGTAGAGACGAACCAAGGCGGGAAGAGAGGACGTCAAGGAAGACAACTGAACGGGCTAAAGAGGATGCAAGGCGTGAGGAGTCGCGCAGGAGACTGGATGACGAGAGGCGAAAAGAGATGCTCAAAAAGGAGGAAGAGCGCAAGAGAGATCATGAACGAAG gGAAGAAGAGCGCAAACGTGATTCGGATAGGTACGCTACAAGACGAGAACCTTCACCTCGCAATGGATCCAAGTCCAGGGACGTAAGGTCAGACTCGAGACACCGTACAATAAAATCAGACAATCATGATACCTCAGGTGGTAGGGATCGGTTCTCTGGGCGGGAGAAGAGGGATAGTCGAGAAGGTCAGTCGAATCGTGACCATCAACTGAATAGGGAGAGACAAGGAAGTCGGGAAAGGAGAGACAGCAGAAATCGTGAGAGAATACGTGACAGGTCGAAGAGTAACAGAAGGTCTAGAAGTCCTATGAGAAACAGGAATGACAGGAATGACAGGAATGACAGGAATGACAGGAATGACAGAAACGATAGAAATGAGAGAAATGAGAGAAATGACAGAAATGACAGGAATGACAGAAACGACAGAGATCGCCTGGACCGTCATCGAAGGTCTAGATCTATCTCTAGAAGTCGTAGAGATCGAGACAGATATGGACGAGATggcgagagggagagagacaaGAATGGCAAGCGAgacaaaaatgacaaatacAAAGACTCCTTGTCCGAGGGTTTGAAGGTAGAACATTCGGAGAGTTCCAGCGAAGAGGATATCAAAGACATTGATatcgaagaagaggaagatgaAGAGGCAATTATCGAACGGCGAAGAAAGCAGCGAGAAGAACTCCTGAAA AGGCTAGGAGGGCCAAGTGAAGATTCAAATCTCTCAATGGATTTGAACACAGTAGTTAGCTCACCACCGTCAGACAACGTGTCAGTTGAGTCCCACAAATCGGTagatattatttcaaacaacAATGAGTCGAACTCAGAAAGCCACACTCCGCCATTACCAGAGAAGCCAAAATCACCTCAACAATCTATGAAAAAGCGAAAATCCAGATTTAACACTGTCGATGGTGAAAATAAAGAGGAACAGGAGGAGATCAAACCTACggagaaaacaaaatctgATGAGAAACAAAATCCTAAAAAAAGTAACGAGTGGGACATGTTTGCAGAAGCGGACAATATTGGCGATTTTAAC AGTCCTACAGTAGAAGGCAAGAGGCCTGGTGGACCAGATAATCCAAGTTTAACAGACAATTGGGATGATGCCGAAGGATATTACAG AGTACGAGTTGGGGAAACACTGGACTCTCGCTATATAGTATATGGCTATACCGGTCAAGGTGTCTTCAGTAATGTTGTCAGAGCGAGGGATTCTGCTAGAGGGAATCTGGACGTGGCTGTAAAGATAATCagaaataacgaaataat GCACAAGACAGGTCTTAAGGAGTTGGAAATTCTGCGGAAGCTTAATGACGCGGATCCCGAGGATCGATTTCACTGTCTGCGTCTCTTCAGacattttttccataaaaatcaTTTGTGTATGGTATTTGAGCCTCTGGCTATGAATTTGAGAGAG GTATTGAAGAAGTATGGAAAAGACGTTGGTCTTCACGTAAAAGCGGTGAGATCGTACACCCAACAGTTATTTTTAGCATTGAAACTCTTGAAGCGTGCTAATATATTACATGCTGATATCAAACCAGATAATATTCTAGTCAGTGAAAGTAAATTGGTGCTAAAACTTTGCGATTTTGGTTCAGCTTCGCATGCCcacgaaaatgaaataacgcCTTACCTCGTGTCAAGGTTCTACCGAGCACCGGAAATAA TTCTTGGTATACCGTATGATTTCGGGATTGATATGTGGTCCGTTGGTTGCACCATTTACGAACTCTATACGGGCAAAATAATGTTCTCGGGAAAAACGAATAATCAGATGTTGAAGTTTTTTATGGATCTGAAGGGAAAAATGCCCAACAAACTTATAAGAAAAGGTACCTTCAAGGATCAGCACTTTGACGCGAACTGCAACTTTCTTTATCACGAAGTTGACAAGGTTACGGAAAGG gaaaaagttgtaaTAATGTCGACACTTTCCGCCAGCCGTGATCTTGGCACCGAATTGGGAGGTAATTCCCTGCCACCTGAACAAAGTCGTAAAGTCGGCCAACTAAGGGACCTGTTGGAGCGTACACTGATGCTGGATGCTGGAAAACGCATAACCGTGAACCACGCGTTGGCTCATCCTTTTATACAAGAGAAAATCTAG